One Narcine bancroftii isolate sNarBan1 chromosome 3, sNarBan1.hap1, whole genome shotgun sequence DNA window includes the following coding sequences:
- the LOC138756868 gene encoding probable G-protein coupled receptor 139, translated as MCTHSPTTGEELRPETSDACPFPSPPGEFPPLRVVLILQQLQSPSSPASSVNPKFEAIDVSTTVCVTVRATLRPNPALTGRSFYRLPVSARVFRGGSSFFPPFKMYGETNLVAIVILSRGKCGLSGSVTCYVVGMAVADLLVVFSDVLLRWTVDLHFPPTFLYITPVCCLKMWLIFAVTVTSVWLTVAFTFDRFLAICYENLKAKYCTERTAAVVIGTVSVLSCLETTPWGIIYEPIKVVGSIPWGCALKQAFMASPVWSTFDMFHRILTPCVPFFLILLLNTLTVKRILVASRVRRLLRGCGNVENEKDPEMENRRRSIVLLFSISGSFLLLWVTQVVFYFYRRISKEYVYSAYDPRFITENASGMLQLLGSCTNTCIYTVTQSKFREELKNAVKYPLRRIRKLVTSGE; from the exons ATGTGCACGCACTCCCCAACCACTGGAGAAGAACTGAGGCCCGAAACGTCCGATGCCTGTCCCTTTCCGTCGCCGCCAGGTGAGTTCCCACCTCTGCGTGTTGTTCTAATCCTCCAGCAGCTGCAGTCTCCTTCATCGCCTGCTTCTTCCGTCAATCCGAAGTTTGAAGCGATCGATGTATCCACCACGGTTTGTGTAACGGTTCGAGCCACGCTGCGACCGAATCCCGCGCTGACTGGAAGGAGTTTTTAccgtctccccgtgtctgcgagggttttccgcGGGGgctccagcttcttcccaccgttcaaaatgtacggggaga CCAACTTGGTGGCCATCGTGATCCTGTCCCGGGGGAAGTGCGGTCTCTCCGGGTCTGTCACTTGCTACGTGGTGGGGATGGCCGTGGCCGATCTCCTGGTCGTTTTCTCCGACGTTCTGCTGAGGTGGACAGTGGACCTGCATTTCCCGCCCACGTTCCTCTATATCACCCCCGTCTGCTGTCTCAAGATGTGGCTGATCTTTGCCGTGACCGTGACCTCCGTCTGGCTGACTGTCGCTTTCACCTTTGACCGGTTCCTCGCCATTTGCTACGAGAACCTCAAGGCCAAATACTGCACCGAGAGAACGGCGGCGGTGGTGATCGGAACAGTGAGTGTGCTGAGCTGCCTGGAGACAACACCGTGGGGCATCATATATGAACCTATAAAAGTTGTTGGCAGTATTCCCTGGGGTTGTGCCCTGAAACAAGCCTTTATGGCCTCTCCCGTCTGGTCGACATTTGACATGTTTCACCGCATTTTAACTCCTTGTGTCCCGTTCTTTCTAATCCTGCTGCTCAACACTCTGACGGTCAAGCGGATTTTAGTGGCGAGCAGAGTCCGCAGGTTGCTCAGGGGCTGCGGCAACGTGGAGAACGAGAAGGACCCGGAGATGGAGAACCGAAGGAGATCCATTGTTTTGCTTTTCAGCATCTCCGGTAGTTTCCTGTTGTTGTGGGTGACGCAGGTGGTGTTTTACTTCTACCGACGAATTTCCAAAGAGTATGTATATAGTGCCTACGATCCCCGTTTCATCACCGAGAACGCGTCAGGAATGTTGCAGCTTCTCGGTTCCTGCACCAACACGTGCATTTACACCGTGACTCAGAGCAAATTCAGAGAGGAGCTAAAGAACGCGGTCAAATACCCGCTGCGTCGGATCAGGAAATTAGTTACATCAGGCGAATAA